One stretch of Meriones unguiculatus strain TT.TT164.6M chromosome 7, Bangor_MerUng_6.1, whole genome shotgun sequence DNA includes these proteins:
- the Aatk gene encoding serine/threonine-protein kinase LMTK1 isoform X4, whose translation MLACLCCKKGSIGFKEFENAEGDEYVADLLEQGSPAAATQNGPDVYVLPLTEVSLPMAKQPGRSVQLLRSTDLGRHSLLYLKEIGHGWFGKVFLGEVHSGVSGTQVVVKELKASASVQEQMQFLEEVQPYRVLQHSNLLQCLAQCAEVTPYLLVMEFCPLGDLKGYLRSCRVTEPIAPDPLTLQRMACEVACGVLHLHRHNYVHSDLALRNCLLTSDLTVKVGDYGLSHCKYREDYLVTADQLWVPLRWIAPELVDEVHGNLLVVDQTKSSNVWSLGVTIWELFELGAQPYPQHSDRQVLAYAVREQQLKLPKPQLQLALSDRWYEVLQFCWLQPEQRPTAEEVHLLLSYLCAKGTTELEEEFERRWRSLRPGGSTSLGSGPAGPTAPADLTAASSFPLLEQFTGDGFHVDSDDVLTVTETSRGLNFEYKWEAGAEAFPPVGGPPRPGSPARLQELCAPDGSPPGVVPVLSAHSPSVGSEYFIRLEGAEPAAGHDPDCAGCAPSPQAVLGQADNSEDSTAASLVMEPLLGHAPPAGGLWGPCDHRSRRRPELPCPSRSPSPGTPMLPSEDIDWGVATFCPPFFDDPLGASPSSGSPGAQLSPGDEGLGEGRAGRAARCGHWSSNTSANNNSGSRDPESWDPGYVSSFTDSYRDDCSSLEQTPRASPEPGPALSPEDPGECLPGLAAASPGPEPSRCLSLLPLCPAKGLAPAACLVTSSWTEAAVSGGHSPHMEPKLAQEAEGLAEPQLPLPSVPSPSREGAWLPSEEASAPHILPASPTPAAGSRVTVPEPAPTLDSSSGPLGLEAPSSGHEDTMEEMTSGVFTDLPSDGPRPEKPGTTVPALQCLQKQAGTPDSLNSLDIPSSASDSGCEVLSASTAGPAGGQPRAMDSGYDTENYESPEFVLKEAHEASDPEAFGELASEGESPGPETLLSASLGGLSKKNPYRDSAYFSDLDAESEPTFGPEKLSGVQDSAVEQDLKSSPSPGHQSVQALPRPDEPREVLPPPQQAEEPLPDPRPEPLGAQSPAEVQPVPSPTRSKCFLLTSVPPSSDPVGRPGQLSGTAQLGRAGSPSRPRSPLCLALPGHPGAAEGRPEDEEDSEDSDESDEELRCYSVREPSEDSEEEPAVPVVVAESQSARNLRSLLKMPSLLSEAFCEDLERKKKAVSFFDDVTVYLFDQESPTREAGEPFPTAKEPLPTFLEGSPGSPSAPGLPQGADHLPDSSTPEQGRSFEWDADFPLVPGKAALVATLDSGDPVLATPPTPAAPFSRFTVSPTPASRFSITHVSDADAQSVGGPAAAAGGRYTEA comes from the exons ATGCTGGCCTGTCTGTGCTGTAAGAAGGGCAGCATTGGGTTCAAG GAGTTTGAGAATGCTGAAGGCGATGAGTACGTGGCTGACCTCTTGGAGCAGGGCTCCCCGGCTGCAGCCACTCAGAACGGCCCCGATGTGTACGTCCTGCCCCTCACCGAGGTCTCCTTGCCCATGGCCAAGCAGCCGGGCCGCTCAG TGCAACTTCTCAGGTCCACTGACCTGGGCCGGCACAGCCTCCTGTACCTAAAGGAGATCGGCCACGGCTGGTTTGGGAAG GTGTTCCTAGGGGAGGTGCACTCGGGCGTCAGTGGCACGCAGGTGGTGGTGAAGGAACTGAAGGCCAGCGCCAGTGTGCAGGAGCAGATGCAGTTCTTGGAGGAGGTGCAGCCCTACAG GGTCCTGCAGCACAGCAACCTGCTTCAGTGCCTGGCCCAGTGTGCCGAGGTGACCCCATACCTGCTGGTCATGGAGTTCTGCCCGCTG GGGGACCTCAAAGGCTACCTACGGAGCTGCCGGGTGACAGAGCCCATTGCGCCTGACCCCCTGACCTTGCAGCGCATGGCGTGCGAGGTGGCATGTGGCGTCTTGCATCTGCACCGTCACAACTATGTGCACAG TGACCTGGCCCTGAGGAACTGCCTGCTAACGTCTGACCTGACCGTCAAGGTCGGAGACTACGGCCTGTCACACTGCAAGTACAGG GAAGACTACCTCGTAACTGCCGACCAGCTGTGGGTGCCGCTGCGCTGGATCGCGCCCGAGCTGGTGGACGAGGTGCACGGCAACCTCTTGGTGGTGGATCAGACCAAGAGCAGCAACGTGTG GTCGCTGGGTGTGACCATCTGGGAGCTCTTCGAGTTGGGCGCTCAGCCCTACCCCCAGCACTCGGACAGGCAGGTGCTGGCTTACGCCGTCCGAGAGCAGCAGCTGAAGCTGCCCAAGCCTCAGCTGCAGCTGGCCCTGTCTGATCGCTG GTACGAGGTGCTGCAGTTCTGCTGGCTGCAGCCAGAGCAGAGGCCCACGGCGGAAGAGGTCCACCTGCTGCTGTCCTACCTGTGCGCCAAGGGCACCACGGAGCTGGAGGAGGAATTTGAGCGCCGCTGGCGCTCCCTGCGGCCCGGGGGCAGCACCAGCCTGGGGTCAGGCCCCGCTGGCCCCACCGCTCCTGCCGACCTCACAGCGGCCTCGTCTTTCCCGCTGCTGGAGCAGTTCACCGGCGACGGCTTCCACGTGGACAGCGACGACGTGCTGACCGTTACGGAGACCAGTCGTGGCCTCAACTTTGAATACAAGTGGGAGGCCGGCGCCGAGGCCTTCCCGCCCGTAGGGGGCCCGCCCCGCCCAGGCTCCCCAGCACGCCTGCAGGAGCTGTGCGCCCCTGACGGCTCACCCCCAGGGGTGGTGCCGGTCCTCAGTGCCCACAGCCCCTCAGTGGGCAGCGAGTATTTCATCCGCCTGGAGGGGGCAGAGCCTGCCGCTGGCCACGATCCTGACTGTGCCGGCTGTGCGCCCAGCCCCCAAGCTGTGCTTGGCCAAGCCGACAACTCGGAGGACAGCACCGCTGCCTCTCTTGTCATGGAGCCGCTGCTGGGCCACGCACCCCCTGCCGGGGGCCTGTGGGGCCCCTGCGACCACCGTTCACGAAGGAGGCCAGAGCTGCCCTGCCCCTCTCGGTCCCCTTCTCCTGGGACCCCGATGTTGCCATCTGAAGACATAGACTGGGGTGTGGCTACCTTCTGCCCACCCTTCTTTGATGACCCACTGGGTGCATCACCCTCCTCCGGGAGTCCTGGGGCACAGCTGTCCCCGGGGGacgaggggctgggggagggaagggCCGGGAGGGCTGCCCGCTGTGGGCACTGGAGCTCTAACACGTCGGCCAACAACAACAGCGGCAGCCGGGACCCTGAATCCTGGGATCCCGGCTACGTGAGCAGCTTCACAGACAGCTACAGAGACGACTGCTCCAGCCTAGAGCAAACCCCGCGGGCCTCCCCCGAGCCGGGCCCCGCCCTGTCCCCGGAGGACCCCGGAGAATGTCTGCCTGGGCTAGCAGCAGCCTCCCCGGGGCCCGAGCCAAGCCGCTGCCTCAGCctgcttcctctgtgtcctgccaAAGGCCTGGCACCTGCTGCCTGCCTCGTCACATCCTCCTGGACCGAGGCGGCTGTCAGCGGGGGGCACAGCCCCCACATGGAACCCAAACTTGCCCAGGAGGCGGAGGGCCTGGCGGAGCCCCAGCTACCCCTTCCGTCTGTACCCTCCCCGTCCCGTGAAGGAGCCTGGCTTCCCTCGGAGGAGGCGAGTGCTCCCCACATCCTGCCTGCCTCCCCTACACCCGCTGCTGGCAGTCGGGTGACCGTCCCGGAGCCAGCCCCCACCCTGGACAGCAGCAGCGGTCCTCTGGGGCTCGAGGCACCCAGCAGTGGCCATGAGGACACCATGGAGGAGATGACGTCGGGGGTCTTCACCGACCTGCCCAGCGATGGCCCCCGCCCCGAGAAGCCAGGCACCACCGTGCCGGCCTTGCAGTGCCTGCAGAAGCAGGCGGGGACCCCCGACTCCCTGAACTCTCTGGACATCCCGTCCTCAGCCAGCGACAGTGGCTGTGAGGTCTTGAGTGCATCAACTGCCGGTCCCGCTGGTGGCCAGCCCAGGGCCATGGACAGTGGCTATGACACGGAGAACTATGAATCTCCTGAGTTTGTACTCAAGGAGGCCCATGAGGCGAGTGATCCTGAGGCCTTCGGGGAGCTAGCCTCAGAGGGGGAGAGCCCAGGGCCCGAgactctgctctctgcctcccttGGGGGCCTCAGCAAGAAGAACCCCTACCGAGACTCCGCCTACTTCTCAGACCTGGATGCTGAGTCCGAACCCACCTTTGGCCCTGAGAAGCTCAGTGGGGTCCAGGACTCCGCAGTGGAGCAAGACCTGAAGAGCTCACCTAGCCCAGGACATCAGTCTGTGCAGGCTCTTCCCAGGCCTGACGAGCCCAGGGAGGTGCTGCCCCCTCCACAGCAGGCAGAGGAGCCCTTGCCCGACCCCAGGCCAGAGCCTCTTGGGGCTCAAAGCCCAGCTGAGGTGCAGCCTGTGCCCAGCCCTACCCGTTCCAAGTGTTTCCTGCTGACCTCAGTCCCTCCGAGCTCTGACCCCGTGGGCCGCCCAGGACAGCTGTCGGGGACGGCTCAGCTGGGGCGGGCGGGGAGTCCTAGCAGACCCAGGTCCCCGCTCTGCCTGGCCCTGCCTGGCCACCCTGGGGCTGCGGAGGGCCGGCCAGAGGACGAAGAGGACAGCGAGGACAGCGATGAATCTGACGAGGAGCTCCGATGCTACAGTGTGCGGGAGCCCAGTGAGGACAGCGAGGAGGAGCCGGCGGTGCCGGTGGTGGTGGCCGAGAGCCAGAGCGCGCGGAACCTGCGGAGCCTGCTCAAGATGCCCAGCCTGCTGTCGGAGGCCTTCTGCGAGGACCTGGAGCGCAAGAAGAAGGCCGTGTCCTTCTTTGACGACGTCACGGTCTACCTCTTCGACCAG GAGAGCCCCACCCGAGAGGCTGGGGAGCCCTTCCCCACCGCGAAGGAACCTCTCCCCACGTTCCTGGAGGGTAGCCCCGGCTCACCCAGTGCCCCCGGCCTGCCGCAGGGGGCTGACCACTTGCCCGACAGCTCCACTCCTGAACAGG GCCGTTCGTTCGAATGGGATGCGGATTTCCCACTGGTACCTGGCAAGGCGGCCTTGGTGGCGACGCTGGACTCTGGCGACCCTGTCCTGGCCACGCCCCCCACGCCGGCGGCGCCCTTCTCACGTTTCACGGTGTCACCCACACCCGCCTCCCGCTTCTCCATCACCCACGTATCTGACGCAGATGCCCAGTCGGTGGGAG gcccagcagcagctgctggggGCCGATACACAGAGGCTTGA
- the Aatk gene encoding serine/threonine-protein kinase LMTK1 isoform X3, translating to MLTLCYLIARCAGGTGLAPRPEKEFENAEGDEYVADLLEQGSPAAATQNGPDVYVLPLTEVSLPMAKQPGRSVQLLRSTDLGRHSLLYLKEIGHGWFGKVFLGEVHSGVSGTQVVVKELKASASVQEQMQFLEEVQPYRVLQHSNLLQCLAQCAEVTPYLLVMEFCPLGDLKGYLRSCRVTEPIAPDPLTLQRMACEVACGVLHLHRHNYVHSDLALRNCLLTSDLTVKVGDYGLSHCKYREDYLVTADQLWVPLRWIAPELVDEVHGNLLVVDQTKSSNVWSLGVTIWELFELGAQPYPQHSDRQVLAYAVREQQLKLPKPQLQLALSDRWYEVLQFCWLQPEQRPTAEEVHLLLSYLCAKGTTELEEEFERRWRSLRPGGSTSLGSGPAGPTAPADLTAASSFPLLEQFTGDGFHVDSDDVLTVTETSRGLNFEYKWEAGAEAFPPVGGPPRPGSPARLQELCAPDGSPPGVVPVLSAHSPSVGSEYFIRLEGAEPAAGHDPDCAGCAPSPQAVLGQADNSEDSTAASLVMEPLLGHAPPAGGLWGPCDHRSRRRPELPCPSRSPSPGTPMLPSEDIDWGVATFCPPFFDDPLGASPSSGSPGAQLSPGDEGLGEGRAGRAARCGHWSSNTSANNNSGSRDPESWDPGYVSSFTDSYRDDCSSLEQTPRASPEPGPALSPEDPGECLPGLAAASPGPEPSRCLSLLPLCPAKGLAPAACLVTSSWTEAAVSGGHSPHMEPKLAQEAEGLAEPQLPLPSVPSPSREGAWLPSEEASAPHILPASPTPAAGSRVTVPEPAPTLDSSSGPLGLEAPSSGHEDTMEEMTSGVFTDLPSDGPRPEKPGTTVPALQCLQKQAGTPDSLNSLDIPSSASDSGCEVLSASTAGPAGGQPRAMDSGYDTENYESPEFVLKEAHEASDPEAFGELASEGESPGPETLLSASLGGLSKKNPYRDSAYFSDLDAESEPTFGPEKLSGVQDSAVEQDLKSSPSPGHQSVQALPRPDEPREVLPPPQQAEEPLPDPRPEPLGAQSPAEVQPVPSPTRSKCFLLTSVPPSSDPVGRPGQLSGTAQLGRAGSPSRPRSPLCLALPGHPGAAEGRPEDEEDSEDSDESDEELRCYSVREPSEDSEEEPAVPVVVAESQSARNLRSLLKMPSLLSEAFCEDLERKKKAVSFFDDVTVYLFDQESPTREAGEPFPTAKEPLPTFLEGSPGSPSAPGLPQGADHLPDSSTPEQGRSFEWDADFPLVPGKAALVATLDSGDPVLATPPTPAAPFSRFTVSPTPASRFSITHVSDADAQSVGGPAAAAGGRYTEA from the exons ATGCTCACTCTGTGCTACCTCATCGCCCGCTGTGCCGGGGGAACTGGGCTGGCTCCCCGGCCAGAGAAG GAGTTTGAGAATGCTGAAGGCGATGAGTACGTGGCTGACCTCTTGGAGCAGGGCTCCCCGGCTGCAGCCACTCAGAACGGCCCCGATGTGTACGTCCTGCCCCTCACCGAGGTCTCCTTGCCCATGGCCAAGCAGCCGGGCCGCTCAG TGCAACTTCTCAGGTCCACTGACCTGGGCCGGCACAGCCTCCTGTACCTAAAGGAGATCGGCCACGGCTGGTTTGGGAAG GTGTTCCTAGGGGAGGTGCACTCGGGCGTCAGTGGCACGCAGGTGGTGGTGAAGGAACTGAAGGCCAGCGCCAGTGTGCAGGAGCAGATGCAGTTCTTGGAGGAGGTGCAGCCCTACAG GGTCCTGCAGCACAGCAACCTGCTTCAGTGCCTGGCCCAGTGTGCCGAGGTGACCCCATACCTGCTGGTCATGGAGTTCTGCCCGCTG GGGGACCTCAAAGGCTACCTACGGAGCTGCCGGGTGACAGAGCCCATTGCGCCTGACCCCCTGACCTTGCAGCGCATGGCGTGCGAGGTGGCATGTGGCGTCTTGCATCTGCACCGTCACAACTATGTGCACAG TGACCTGGCCCTGAGGAACTGCCTGCTAACGTCTGACCTGACCGTCAAGGTCGGAGACTACGGCCTGTCACACTGCAAGTACAGG GAAGACTACCTCGTAACTGCCGACCAGCTGTGGGTGCCGCTGCGCTGGATCGCGCCCGAGCTGGTGGACGAGGTGCACGGCAACCTCTTGGTGGTGGATCAGACCAAGAGCAGCAACGTGTG GTCGCTGGGTGTGACCATCTGGGAGCTCTTCGAGTTGGGCGCTCAGCCCTACCCCCAGCACTCGGACAGGCAGGTGCTGGCTTACGCCGTCCGAGAGCAGCAGCTGAAGCTGCCCAAGCCTCAGCTGCAGCTGGCCCTGTCTGATCGCTG GTACGAGGTGCTGCAGTTCTGCTGGCTGCAGCCAGAGCAGAGGCCCACGGCGGAAGAGGTCCACCTGCTGCTGTCCTACCTGTGCGCCAAGGGCACCACGGAGCTGGAGGAGGAATTTGAGCGCCGCTGGCGCTCCCTGCGGCCCGGGGGCAGCACCAGCCTGGGGTCAGGCCCCGCTGGCCCCACCGCTCCTGCCGACCTCACAGCGGCCTCGTCTTTCCCGCTGCTGGAGCAGTTCACCGGCGACGGCTTCCACGTGGACAGCGACGACGTGCTGACCGTTACGGAGACCAGTCGTGGCCTCAACTTTGAATACAAGTGGGAGGCCGGCGCCGAGGCCTTCCCGCCCGTAGGGGGCCCGCCCCGCCCAGGCTCCCCAGCACGCCTGCAGGAGCTGTGCGCCCCTGACGGCTCACCCCCAGGGGTGGTGCCGGTCCTCAGTGCCCACAGCCCCTCAGTGGGCAGCGAGTATTTCATCCGCCTGGAGGGGGCAGAGCCTGCCGCTGGCCACGATCCTGACTGTGCCGGCTGTGCGCCCAGCCCCCAAGCTGTGCTTGGCCAAGCCGACAACTCGGAGGACAGCACCGCTGCCTCTCTTGTCATGGAGCCGCTGCTGGGCCACGCACCCCCTGCCGGGGGCCTGTGGGGCCCCTGCGACCACCGTTCACGAAGGAGGCCAGAGCTGCCCTGCCCCTCTCGGTCCCCTTCTCCTGGGACCCCGATGTTGCCATCTGAAGACATAGACTGGGGTGTGGCTACCTTCTGCCCACCCTTCTTTGATGACCCACTGGGTGCATCACCCTCCTCCGGGAGTCCTGGGGCACAGCTGTCCCCGGGGGacgaggggctgggggagggaagggCCGGGAGGGCTGCCCGCTGTGGGCACTGGAGCTCTAACACGTCGGCCAACAACAACAGCGGCAGCCGGGACCCTGAATCCTGGGATCCCGGCTACGTGAGCAGCTTCACAGACAGCTACAGAGACGACTGCTCCAGCCTAGAGCAAACCCCGCGGGCCTCCCCCGAGCCGGGCCCCGCCCTGTCCCCGGAGGACCCCGGAGAATGTCTGCCTGGGCTAGCAGCAGCCTCCCCGGGGCCCGAGCCAAGCCGCTGCCTCAGCctgcttcctctgtgtcctgccaAAGGCCTGGCACCTGCTGCCTGCCTCGTCACATCCTCCTGGACCGAGGCGGCTGTCAGCGGGGGGCACAGCCCCCACATGGAACCCAAACTTGCCCAGGAGGCGGAGGGCCTGGCGGAGCCCCAGCTACCCCTTCCGTCTGTACCCTCCCCGTCCCGTGAAGGAGCCTGGCTTCCCTCGGAGGAGGCGAGTGCTCCCCACATCCTGCCTGCCTCCCCTACACCCGCTGCTGGCAGTCGGGTGACCGTCCCGGAGCCAGCCCCCACCCTGGACAGCAGCAGCGGTCCTCTGGGGCTCGAGGCACCCAGCAGTGGCCATGAGGACACCATGGAGGAGATGACGTCGGGGGTCTTCACCGACCTGCCCAGCGATGGCCCCCGCCCCGAGAAGCCAGGCACCACCGTGCCGGCCTTGCAGTGCCTGCAGAAGCAGGCGGGGACCCCCGACTCCCTGAACTCTCTGGACATCCCGTCCTCAGCCAGCGACAGTGGCTGTGAGGTCTTGAGTGCATCAACTGCCGGTCCCGCTGGTGGCCAGCCCAGGGCCATGGACAGTGGCTATGACACGGAGAACTATGAATCTCCTGAGTTTGTACTCAAGGAGGCCCATGAGGCGAGTGATCCTGAGGCCTTCGGGGAGCTAGCCTCAGAGGGGGAGAGCCCAGGGCCCGAgactctgctctctgcctcccttGGGGGCCTCAGCAAGAAGAACCCCTACCGAGACTCCGCCTACTTCTCAGACCTGGATGCTGAGTCCGAACCCACCTTTGGCCCTGAGAAGCTCAGTGGGGTCCAGGACTCCGCAGTGGAGCAAGACCTGAAGAGCTCACCTAGCCCAGGACATCAGTCTGTGCAGGCTCTTCCCAGGCCTGACGAGCCCAGGGAGGTGCTGCCCCCTCCACAGCAGGCAGAGGAGCCCTTGCCCGACCCCAGGCCAGAGCCTCTTGGGGCTCAAAGCCCAGCTGAGGTGCAGCCTGTGCCCAGCCCTACCCGTTCCAAGTGTTTCCTGCTGACCTCAGTCCCTCCGAGCTCTGACCCCGTGGGCCGCCCAGGACAGCTGTCGGGGACGGCTCAGCTGGGGCGGGCGGGGAGTCCTAGCAGACCCAGGTCCCCGCTCTGCCTGGCCCTGCCTGGCCACCCTGGGGCTGCGGAGGGCCGGCCAGAGGACGAAGAGGACAGCGAGGACAGCGATGAATCTGACGAGGAGCTCCGATGCTACAGTGTGCGGGAGCCCAGTGAGGACAGCGAGGAGGAGCCGGCGGTGCCGGTGGTGGTGGCCGAGAGCCAGAGCGCGCGGAACCTGCGGAGCCTGCTCAAGATGCCCAGCCTGCTGTCGGAGGCCTTCTGCGAGGACCTGGAGCGCAAGAAGAAGGCCGTGTCCTTCTTTGACGACGTCACGGTCTACCTCTTCGACCAG GAGAGCCCCACCCGAGAGGCTGGGGAGCCCTTCCCCACCGCGAAGGAACCTCTCCCCACGTTCCTGGAGGGTAGCCCCGGCTCACCCAGTGCCCCCGGCCTGCCGCAGGGGGCTGACCACTTGCCCGACAGCTCCACTCCTGAACAGG GCCGTTCGTTCGAATGGGATGCGGATTTCCCACTGGTACCTGGCAAGGCGGCCTTGGTGGCGACGCTGGACTCTGGCGACCCTGTCCTGGCCACGCCCCCCACGCCGGCGGCGCCCTTCTCACGTTTCACGGTGTCACCCACACCCGCCTCCCGCTTCTCCATCACCCACGTATCTGACGCAGATGCCCAGTCGGTGGGAG gcccagcagcagctgctggggGCCGATACACAGAGGCTTGA